In Xanthomonas sacchari, a genomic segment contains:
- the mdtD gene encoding multidrug transporter subunit MdtD: MSAPSSDPIAIPNTRSFRPLLWLVSLAIFMQMLDATIVNTALPAMARSLGESPLQMQSVVFSYALAVAMFIPASGWIADRYGTRRTFLIAIVLFTLGSLLCAAAPRLPYLVAARVLQGIGGAMLLPVGRLAVMRSVSRAQFLSAMSFIAIPALIGPLVGPTLGGWLVQVASWHWVFLINLPIGALGFAAALKIMPDFYGEQRTRFDLIGYAMLAFGMVALSLALDGISDLGLRHAFVMLLAIAGLAALIGYWLHAANAAAPLFPLHLFKVTSFRIGILGNLFSRVGSGSMPFLIPLLLQVGLGMSPMDAGLMMIPVALAGMVSKRAAVKLVERFGYRRVLMTNTVLVGTAMASFLLFDAGQPLGWRLLQLALFGAVNSLQFTVMNTVTLRDLDRDQASAGNSLLSMVMMLATGFGAAAAGSLLAAFNTHLGDTHGATAALHATFVCVGAITLTSTLIFWQLPDTRPHPKQVEEVAE; encoded by the coding sequence ATGTCCGCGCCCTCCTCCGATCCGATCGCTATTCCCAACACGCGCAGTTTCCGTCCGCTGCTGTGGCTGGTGTCGCTGGCCATCTTCATGCAGATGCTGGATGCGACCATCGTCAACACCGCGCTGCCGGCGATGGCGCGCAGTCTGGGCGAGAGCCCGCTGCAGATGCAGTCGGTGGTGTTCAGTTACGCGCTGGCCGTGGCGATGTTCATTCCCGCCTCCGGTTGGATCGCCGACCGCTACGGCACCCGCCGCACCTTCCTGATCGCGATCGTGCTGTTCACCCTGGGCTCGCTGCTATGCGCGGCGGCGCCGCGGCTGCCGTACCTGGTCGCCGCGCGCGTGCTGCAGGGCATCGGCGGCGCGATGCTGCTGCCGGTCGGCCGGCTGGCGGTGATGCGCTCGGTGTCGCGCGCGCAGTTCCTCAGCGCGATGAGCTTCATCGCCATCCCCGCGCTGATCGGGCCGCTGGTCGGGCCGACCCTGGGCGGCTGGCTGGTACAGGTAGCGTCCTGGCACTGGGTATTCCTGATCAACCTGCCGATCGGCGCGCTCGGTTTCGCCGCGGCGCTGAAGATCATGCCGGACTTCTACGGCGAGCAGCGCACCCGCTTCGACCTGATCGGCTACGCCATGCTCGCCTTCGGCATGGTCGCGCTGTCGCTGGCGCTGGACGGCATCTCCGACCTGGGCCTGCGCCACGCCTTCGTGATGCTGCTGGCGATCGCCGGGCTGGCCGCGCTGATCGGCTACTGGCTGCACGCGGCCAATGCGGCGGCACCCCTGTTCCCGCTGCATCTGTTCAAGGTCACCAGCTTCCGCATCGGCATCCTCGGCAACCTGTTCTCGCGCGTGGGCAGCGGCAGCATGCCGTTCCTGATCCCGCTGCTGCTGCAGGTGGGCCTGGGCATGAGCCCGATGGACGCCGGCCTGATGATGATCCCGGTGGCGCTGGCCGGCATGGTCTCCAAGCGCGCGGCGGTGAAGCTGGTGGAGCGCTTCGGCTACCGCCGCGTGCTGATGACCAACACCGTGCTGGTCGGCACCGCGATGGCCAGCTTCCTGCTGTTCGACGCCGGCCAGCCGCTGGGCTGGCGGCTGCTGCAGCTGGCGCTGTTCGGCGCGGTCAACTCGCTGCAGTTCACCGTCATGAACACGGTGACCCTGCGCGACCTGGACCGCGACCAGGCCAGCGCCGGCAACAGCCTGCTGTCGATGGTGATGATGCTGGCCACCGGCTTCGGCGCCGCGGCCGCCGGCAGCCTGCTGGCCGCCTTCAACACCCATCTCGGCGATACCCACGGCGCTACCGCGGCACTGCACGCGACCTTCGTCTGCGTCGGCGCCATCACCCTGACCTCGACCCTGATCTTCTGGCAGTTGCCCGACACCCGGCCGCATCCGAAGCAGGTGGAGGAGGTGGCCGAGTAG
- a CDS encoding hybrid sensor histidine kinase/response regulator, which yields MRARRILGWLLLAWSAVAAAAVPPTPQPRQLTVADGLPSNSINGFAEDKLGYLWLASSDGLARFDGRGYRIWRIEDGLHHNKIWSVHVDAQNRVWFGTDGAGLGVLSADRRQFRYYDRSTYPQIGSTTVWAITSTPDGSVWFGTAAGGLHQLQPDGRLRRFMPIPGDARSLPSASITHLATTPDGTLWVGTRGGLARWTGHDFQRVAATALPRPDVQGLTPERDGTLWVATTGGVRLVRADGSVVEPYWRNMPGESVLGMLVHDRHGTRWFDTLDGLGRESESAVIRNVPLYSNSAHGLVKPNWSLAFEDREGGLWFASTNAGLWHLPANWQQFSVLSYRVDDPESMGNPYVLATAASRDGGVWLAGTRGVLDKLDPATGAVHRHMRAMFGMDWTRAIAEDPQGRVWAAAAGAVLRYDPATGEVRRWEKDAGADAPIMDLVDRIAFSGDRHVWIFSDLGGAQVRDLDGHVLRNMTPGTAGVPADLVVQQAGPGPQGQPWLLGQHGLLAWNPAQARFEPVPGAPQRPLSAMAISDGNVVWLASVGCLERYLWDGRRLSLLDRIDAEQEFPALAPNGLVVDASGVAWLSSMRGLIRVDPASKAIRSYGVHDGLPNQEFQTRSLVQARSGQILGGTPDGVVLFEPAQVVPSRRQPPLVIERIGVRRGERGLDLLHAGQIVLQEGDRDLHVVARLLSFSDTEANSYRFRLSGYDPDWVDVGASGERLFSRLPSGHYVLEMQARTADKVWSKVVTLRFRVLPPWWRSPWGVAGLAVLAVLALWLLAYLYRRRLRRRAAWQLAVHKQEVAEQASLAKTRFLATLGHEVRTPMTGVLGMSELLLATPLDARQRRYTESIRDAGSHLLRLVNDALDLARIEAGRLELDQQPFDLGRLIAELEAMMGPMARSRGLAFALDNAMPPEVTARGDATRVRQILLNLLNNAIKFTEHGSVQLRVAPLQPQQGVRFEVADTGPGINAEQQARLFQRFEQADGPRTAARYGGSGLGLAISQELAVAMGGRIDLRSRLGAGTRFVVDLPLPWAPVPLPQAPRDTRASASAAAPRRILLVEDDPTVAEVVGGLLRARGHHVTHAAHALAALTEAAASSFDIALLDLDLPGLDGLALARQLRAFGYGMPLIAVTARADADAEPQARAAGFSGFLRKPVTGEMLAEAVEGRPEPENGNPDAGGKGESSDVT from the coding sequence ATGCGGGCGAGACGGATCTTGGGATGGCTGTTGCTGGCGTGGTCCGCGGTCGCCGCCGCGGCGGTGCCGCCGACGCCGCAGCCGCGCCAACTGACCGTGGCCGACGGCCTGCCGTCCAACAGCATCAATGGCTTCGCCGAGGACAAGCTCGGCTATCTGTGGCTGGCCAGCAGCGACGGCCTGGCCCGCTTCGACGGACGCGGCTACCGCATCTGGCGCATCGAGGACGGCCTGCACCACAACAAGATCTGGTCGGTGCACGTGGATGCGCAGAACCGGGTCTGGTTCGGCACCGACGGCGCGGGCCTGGGCGTGCTGTCGGCCGACCGCCGGCAGTTCCGCTACTACGATCGCAGCACCTATCCGCAGATCGGCTCCACCACCGTCTGGGCCATCACCTCCACGCCGGACGGCAGCGTCTGGTTCGGTACCGCCGCCGGCGGCCTGCACCAACTGCAGCCGGATGGGCGCCTGCGCCGCTTCATGCCGATTCCCGGCGACGCGCGCAGCCTGCCCTCGGCCAGCATCACCCACTTGGCGACCACCCCGGACGGCACCTTGTGGGTGGGCACCCGCGGCGGCCTGGCGCGCTGGACCGGGCACGATTTCCAGCGCGTCGCCGCCACTGCGCTGCCGCGGCCGGACGTGCAGGGGCTGACCCCCGAGCGCGATGGCACGTTGTGGGTCGCCACCACCGGCGGGGTGCGCCTGGTGCGTGCCGACGGCAGCGTGGTGGAGCCGTACTGGCGCAACATGCCCGGCGAAAGCGTGTTGGGCATGTTGGTGCATGATCGCCACGGTACCCGCTGGTTCGACACCCTGGATGGGCTGGGCCGCGAAAGCGAATCCGCGGTGATCCGCAACGTGCCGCTGTACAGCAATTCCGCGCATGGGCTGGTCAAGCCGAACTGGTCGCTGGCCTTCGAGGACCGCGAGGGCGGCCTCTGGTTCGCCAGCACCAATGCCGGCCTGTGGCACCTGCCGGCCAACTGGCAGCAGTTCTCGGTGTTGTCCTACCGGGTCGACGACCCGGAGTCGATGGGCAATCCCTATGTGCTGGCCACCGCCGCCTCCCGCGATGGCGGCGTATGGCTGGCCGGCACGCGCGGGGTGCTGGACAAGCTGGATCCGGCCACCGGCGCGGTGCATCGGCACATGCGGGCGATGTTCGGTATGGACTGGACACGGGCGATCGCCGAGGACCCGCAGGGCCGGGTGTGGGCGGCCGCAGCCGGGGCCGTGCTGCGCTACGACCCGGCCACCGGCGAGGTCCGGCGCTGGGAAAAGGACGCCGGTGCCGATGCGCCGATCATGGACCTGGTGGACCGGATCGCCTTCAGCGGCGACCGCCATGTCTGGATCTTCAGCGACCTCGGCGGCGCGCAGGTGCGCGACCTCGACGGGCACGTGCTGCGCAACATGACGCCGGGGACCGCCGGCGTGCCCGCCGACCTGGTGGTGCAGCAGGCAGGCCCAGGGCCGCAGGGTCAGCCTTGGCTGCTGGGGCAGCATGGATTGCTGGCCTGGAACCCGGCGCAGGCGCGTTTCGAGCCGGTGCCGGGCGCGCCGCAGCGCCCCTTGAGCGCCATGGCGATCAGCGACGGCAACGTGGTCTGGCTGGCCAGTGTCGGCTGCCTGGAGCGCTATCTGTGGGATGGCCGCCGGCTGAGCCTGCTCGACCGCATCGACGCCGAGCAGGAGTTCCCCGCGCTGGCGCCGAACGGCCTGGTGGTCGATGCCAGCGGCGTCGCCTGGTTGAGCAGCATGCGCGGCTTGATCCGGGTCGACCCGGCGAGCAAGGCGATCCGCTCCTATGGCGTGCACGACGGCCTGCCCAACCAGGAGTTCCAGACCCGCAGCCTGGTGCAGGCGCGCAGCGGCCAGATCCTCGGCGGCACCCCCGACGGCGTGGTGCTGTTCGAGCCGGCGCAGGTGGTGCCGTCGCGGCGGCAGCCGCCGCTGGTGATCGAGCGGATCGGCGTGCGTCGTGGCGAGCGCGGGCTGGACCTGCTGCACGCCGGTCAGATCGTGCTGCAGGAAGGCGACCGCGACCTGCACGTGGTCGCGCGGCTGCTGTCGTTCTCCGATACCGAGGCCAACAGCTATCGCTTCCGCCTCAGCGGCTACGACCCGGACTGGGTCGACGTGGGCGCCAGCGGCGAGCGCCTGTTCTCGCGTCTGCCGTCGGGCCACTACGTGCTGGAGATGCAGGCGCGCACCGCCGACAAGGTGTGGTCGAAGGTGGTCACGCTGCGCTTCCGCGTGCTGCCGCCGTGGTGGCGCAGCCCCTGGGGCGTGGCCGGGCTGGCGGTGCTGGCGGTGCTGGCGCTGTGGCTGCTCGCGTACCTGTACCGGCGCCGGCTGCGCCGGCGCGCCGCCTGGCAACTGGCGGTGCACAAGCAGGAGGTGGCCGAGCAGGCCTCGCTGGCCAAGACCCGCTTCCTGGCCACGCTGGGCCACGAGGTGCGCACGCCGATGACCGGGGTGCTGGGCATGAGCGAACTGCTGCTGGCCACGCCGCTGGATGCCAGGCAGCGCCGCTACACCGAATCGATCCGCGACGCCGGCTCGCATCTGCTGCGCCTGGTCAACGATGCGCTGGACCTGGCGCGGATCGAGGCCGGGCGCCTGGAACTGGACCAGCAGCCGTTCGACCTGGGCCGGCTGATCGCCGAACTGGAGGCGATGATGGGGCCGATGGCGCGCAGCCGCGGCCTGGCGTTCGCGCTGGACAACGCCATGCCGCCGGAGGTCACCGCACGCGGCGACGCCACGCGGGTGCGGCAGATCCTGCTGAACCTGCTCAACAACGCCATCAAGTTCACCGAGCACGGCAGCGTGCAGTTGCGGGTGGCGCCGCTGCAGCCGCAGCAGGGCGTGCGCTTCGAGGTGGCCGACACCGGGCCGGGCATCAATGCCGAGCAGCAGGCGCGGCTGTTCCAGCGCTTCGAGCAGGCCGACGGGCCGCGCACCGCCGCGCGCTACGGCGGCAGCGGCCTGGGCCTGGCGATCAGCCAGGAACTGGCGGTGGCGATGGGCGGGCGCATCGACCTGCGCAGCCGCCTCGGCGCCGGCACCCGCTTCGTGGTCGACCTGCCGTTGCCGTGGGCGCCGGTGCCGCTGCCGCAGGCGCCGCGCGACACCCGCGCGTCCGCCAGCGCCGCGGCGCCGCGGCGGATCCTGCTGGTCGAGGACGACCCGACCGTGGCCGAAGTGGTCGGCGGCCTGCTGCGCGCGCGCGGCCACCACGTCACCCACGCCGCGCATGCGCTGGCCGCGCTGACCGAAGCGGCGGCCAGCAGCTTCGACATCGCCTTGTTGGACCTGGATCTGCCCGGCCTGGACGGCCTGGCGCTGGCGCGGCAGTTGCGCGCCTTCGGCTACGGCATGCCGCTGATCGCGGTCACCGCCCGCGCCGACGCCGATGCCGAACCGCAGGCCCGCGCTGCCGGCTTCAGCGGCTTCCTGCGCAAGCCGGTGACCGGCGAGATGCTGGCCGAGGCGGTGGAGGGCAGGCCGGAACCCGAAAACGGGAACCCGGACGCCGGGGGCAAGGGCGAGAGCAGTGACGTGACGTAG
- a CDS encoding hybrid sensor histidine kinase/response regulator encodes MSPIPRSPRPWRRWGLLCLLALAGLCADACAGVPQLPRFRVFSSEQGLPSSDISGLQLDRDGYLWIASGDGLARYDGREFRVWRHDPADPASLRCNYVQDMHIDARDRIWVACEGGGLSMLGADRRGFRHFNMATQPAMRSDEVFAITSRGDAVFFGTYRGGLYRLGGDGRVQRIRAGDPNVDALLDSAVLTLAFDDAGMLWVGTFKGLLRYDGQRVSAYRIDDGVPDKAQVITSITPLSDGLWFSGNTGLFRRDRAGRWLRADWVDDLHRAVSAIAEDGAGGYWLGNGEGLWHKPADGPARRVDTGGAAVSGASVVETVLRDREGGLWVPLPTRGLGYLRPDWRRLAVLGTAQGLPADQYVGLAPAHAGGVWLLGSGASVFRLDTTSGTLSAPHWANGAPSGRTLSVLDDPRGALWIGGSSALLRGPLDGGNLQRWTRAAGEADAIPDGTLAWLQLDARQRLWIAAPGYGVQVRDGDGHVLQNIPGGQHGLAGTDIAAFAMAPDGTPWVADEQLQHWDEAAGQFRTPPELAGEKVQSFAFADARTLWVHRLSGLELWRRTGTHWQRSQRYAVAEGLPATESSALVADPQGRAWLGMRRGLFRVDPRRTPAVRAFGTRDGLGSQELVRRGLLMTADGVLVASAADGSVALLDTQQPDPVPVPLALSMESVQVRRGPRLLALPTKGGFTLRSDDRDLRVAVRLLSYIDPEHIVYRFRLPGYDRDWVSTGASGERTLPQLPDGAHVLEIQARTRNGAWSPTLRLPFQVQPPWWRSVWGIVGLLAVAGLLLLVSLRAYRRRLGRQHAWELALHKQELAEQASLAKTRFLATLGHEVRTPLTGVLGMSELLLATPLDPKQRGYTESIRRAGTHLLHLVNDALDLARIEAGRLRLESQPFALQALIAEVVNLMAPLAQARGLRFDLHDGMPGPTTVEGDALRVRQILLNLLGNAIKFTSSGSVGLKVVPTQDGHGLCIEVTDTGPGIGAEQQARLFQRFEQGDGPRTAVRQGGSGLGLAISQELAMAMGGRIQVESRLGHGARFRVRLPLRWCPAQEPAATPAPAARARTALRILLVEDEPTVAQVMVELLRGRGHQVAWAAHGLEALTEASQGSFDIGLLDLDLPALDGLALARQLRALGYGFPLLAVTARSDGEAEAAARAAGFAGFVRKPVTGQMLEDAIDAVLDGAPPN; translated from the coding sequence ATGTCCCCCATCCCGCGTTCCCCACGCCCGTGGCGCCGCTGGGGGCTGCTGTGCCTGTTGGCGTTGGCCGGCCTCTGCGCCGACGCCTGCGCCGGCGTGCCGCAACTGCCGCGCTTCCGGGTGTTCTCCAGCGAGCAGGGGCTGCCGTCCAGCGACATCTCCGGGTTGCAGCTGGACCGCGACGGCTATCTGTGGATCGCCAGCGGCGACGGCCTGGCCCGCTACGACGGCCGCGAGTTCCGGGTCTGGCGCCACGACCCCGCCGATCCGGCCTCGCTGCGCTGCAACTACGTGCAGGACATGCACATCGACGCGCGCGACCGCATCTGGGTGGCCTGCGAGGGCGGCGGACTCAGCATGCTCGGCGCCGACCGGCGCGGCTTCCGCCACTTCAACATGGCCACGCAGCCGGCGATGCGCAGCGACGAAGTGTTCGCCATCACCAGCCGTGGCGATGCGGTGTTCTTCGGCACCTACCGCGGCGGCCTGTACCGGTTGGGCGGCGATGGCCGGGTGCAGCGCATCCGCGCCGGCGACCCGAACGTGGACGCGCTGCTCGACAGCGCGGTGCTGACCCTGGCCTTCGACGATGCCGGGATGCTGTGGGTCGGCACCTTCAAGGGCCTGCTGCGCTACGACGGACAGCGCGTCAGTGCGTATCGCATCGACGACGGCGTGCCGGACAAGGCGCAGGTGATCACGTCGATCACCCCGCTCAGCGACGGCCTGTGGTTCAGCGGCAACACCGGCCTGTTCCGGCGCGACCGCGCCGGGCGCTGGCTGCGCGCGGACTGGGTCGACGACCTGCACCGCGCGGTCAGCGCGATCGCCGAAGACGGTGCGGGCGGCTACTGGCTCGGCAATGGCGAGGGCCTGTGGCACAAGCCGGCCGACGGGCCGGCGCGGCGGGTGGACACCGGCGGCGCGGCGGTGTCCGGTGCCAGCGTGGTGGAAACCGTGCTGCGCGACCGCGAAGGCGGCCTGTGGGTGCCGCTGCCGACGCGCGGCCTGGGCTACCTGCGTCCGGACTGGCGCCGCCTGGCGGTGCTGGGCACCGCGCAGGGCCTGCCCGCCGACCAGTACGTCGGCCTGGCGCCGGCGCACGCCGGCGGGGTGTGGTTGCTCGGCTCCGGCGCCAGCGTGTTCCGCCTGGACACCACCAGCGGGACGCTGAGCGCGCCGCACTGGGCTAACGGCGCGCCCAGCGGACGCACGCTGTCGGTGCTGGACGACCCGCGCGGGGCGTTGTGGATCGGCGGCAGCAGCGCGCTGCTGCGCGGTCCATTGGACGGCGGCAACCTGCAGCGCTGGACCCGCGCCGCCGGCGAGGCCGATGCAATTCCCGATGGCACTCTGGCCTGGCTGCAACTGGACGCGCGTCAGCGGCTGTGGATCGCCGCGCCGGGCTATGGCGTGCAGGTGCGCGATGGCGATGGCCACGTCCTGCAGAACATCCCCGGCGGCCAGCACGGCCTGGCCGGCACCGACATCGCCGCGTTCGCGATGGCCCCGGACGGCACGCCGTGGGTGGCCGACGAACAGTTGCAGCACTGGGACGAGGCGGCCGGCCAGTTCCGCACGCCGCCGGAACTGGCCGGCGAAAAAGTGCAGTCGTTCGCCTTCGCCGATGCGCGCACGCTGTGGGTGCACCGGCTGTCCGGGCTGGAACTGTGGCGGCGCACCGGCACGCACTGGCAGCGCAGCCAGCGCTATGCGGTGGCCGAGGGACTGCCGGCTACCGAGTCCAGCGCGTTGGTCGCCGATCCGCAGGGGCGCGCCTGGCTGGGCATGCGCCGCGGCCTGTTCCGGGTCGATCCGCGGCGCACGCCGGCGGTGCGCGCGTTCGGCACCCGCGATGGGCTCGGCAGCCAGGAACTGGTGCGGCGCGGCCTGCTGATGACCGCCGACGGCGTGCTGGTGGCCTCGGCCGCCGACGGCAGCGTGGCGCTGCTGGACACGCAGCAGCCGGACCCGGTGCCGGTGCCGCTGGCGCTGAGCATGGAAAGCGTGCAGGTGCGGCGCGGCCCGCGCCTGCTGGCGCTGCCGACCAAAGGCGGCTTCACCCTGCGCTCGGACGACCGCGACCTGCGCGTGGCGGTGCGGCTGCTGTCCTACATCGATCCCGAACACATCGTCTACCGGTTCCGCCTGCCGGGCTACGACCGCGACTGGGTCAGCACCGGCGCCAGCGGCGAACGCACCCTGCCGCAGCTGCCCGACGGCGCGCACGTGCTGGAGATCCAGGCGCGGACCCGCAACGGCGCCTGGTCGCCGACGCTGCGCCTGCCGTTCCAGGTGCAGCCGCCGTGGTGGCGCAGCGTCTGGGGCATCGTCGGGCTGCTCGCCGTGGCCGGCCTGCTGTTGCTGGTGTCGCTGCGCGCCTACCGGCGCCGCCTGGGCCGCCAGCACGCCTGGGAGCTGGCGCTGCACAAGCAGGAACTCGCCGAGCAGGCCTCGCTGGCCAAGACCCGGTTCCTGGCCACGCTCGGCCACGAGGTGCGCACGCCGCTGACCGGGGTGCTGGGCATGAGCGAGCTGCTGCTGGCCACGCCGCTGGATCCGAAGCAGCGCGGCTATACCGAGTCGATCCGCCGCGCCGGCACCCATCTGCTGCACCTGGTCAACGACGCGTTGGACCTGGCGCGGATCGAGGCCGGGCGCCTGCGCCTGGAATCGCAACCGTTCGCGCTGCAGGCGCTGATCGCCGAGGTGGTCAACCTGATGGCGCCGCTGGCGCAGGCGCGCGGGCTGCGCTTCGATCTGCACGACGGCATGCCCGGCCCGACCACGGTGGAGGGCGATGCGCTGCGGGTGCGGCAGATCCTGCTGAACCTGCTCGGCAACGCGATCAAGTTCACCAGCAGCGGCTCGGTGGGGCTGAAGGTCGTGCCGACGCAGGACGGCCACGGGCTGTGCATCGAGGTGACCGACACCGGCCCGGGCATCGGCGCAGAGCAGCAGGCGCGGCTGTTCCAGCGCTTTGAACAGGGCGACGGTCCGCGCACCGCGGTGCGCCAGGGCGGCAGCGGCCTGGGCCTGGCGATCAGCCAGGAACTGGCGATGGCGATGGGCGGACGCATCCAGGTCGAGAGCCGGCTCGGGCATGGCGCGCGTTTCCGCGTGCGCCTGCCGCTGCGCTGGTGCCCGGCGCAGGAACCCGCGGCGACGCCGGCGCCGGCCGCGCGTGCGCGCACCGCGCTGCGCATCCTGCTGGTCGAGGACGAACCGACCGTGGCCCAGGTGATGGTCGAACTGCTGCGCGGCCGCGGCCACCAGGTGGCCTGGGCCGCGCACGGTTTGGAGGCGCTGACCGAGGCCAGCCAGGGCAGTTTCGACATCGGCCTGCTCGACCTGGACCTGCCGGCGCTCGACGGCCTGGCACTGGCGCGGCAGTTGCGCGCGCTGGGCTATGGCTTCCCGCTGCTGGCGGTGACCGCGCGCTCCGACGGCGAGGCCGAGGCCGCGGCGCGCGCCGCCGGGTTCGCCGGATTCGTGCGCAAGCCGGTCACCGGGCAGATGCTCGAAGACGCCATCGACGCGGTGCTGGACGGCGCCCCGCCCAACTGA
- a CDS encoding GlxA family transcriptional regulator has protein sequence MSPHRIAVVAFDRISPFHLAVPCQVFEARPDADLPAFDLRVCAADPGPLRTDAGFAIQVQHGLEALEDADTVIVPSWRDAAEPAPAALCQALRRAHAGGAQVVGLCLGTFVLADAGLLDGRPATTHWAALARFAQRHPQVRLQPDVLYVDDGDVLTSAGTVAGIDCCLHLVRRRHGAAVANRIARRLVVAPHRQGGQAQYVEQPLPANRRDALLGPTLDWMLQRLEQPLRLDALAAHARMSRRSFTRQFRQVTGTTVVQWLAHQRLVRAQQLLERTDLPLERIAADCGFGSAGALRQQFTRDLGLPPSAYRRGFRTG, from the coding sequence ATGTCGCCGCATCGCATCGCCGTGGTCGCCTTCGACCGCATCAGCCCGTTCCACCTGGCGGTGCCCTGCCAGGTGTTCGAGGCGCGGCCCGACGCCGACCTGCCGGCCTTCGACCTGCGGGTCTGCGCGGCCGACCCGGGCCCGTTGCGCACCGATGCCGGCTTCGCCATCCAGGTGCAGCACGGCCTGGAAGCGCTGGAGGACGCCGACACGGTGATCGTGCCGTCCTGGCGCGACGCCGCCGAGCCGGCGCCGGCGGCGCTGTGCCAGGCGCTGCGCCGCGCCCACGCCGGCGGCGCGCAGGTGGTCGGGCTGTGCCTGGGCACCTTCGTGCTGGCCGACGCCGGCCTGCTCGATGGCCGCCCTGCCACCACCCACTGGGCGGCGCTGGCGCGCTTCGCGCAACGCCACCCGCAGGTGCGGCTGCAGCCGGACGTGCTGTACGTGGACGACGGCGACGTGCTGACCTCGGCCGGCACCGTGGCCGGCATCGATTGCTGCCTGCACCTGGTGCGCCGCCGCCACGGCGCCGCGGTCGCCAACCGCATCGCCCGGCGCCTGGTGGTGGCGCCGCACCGCCAGGGTGGGCAGGCGCAGTACGTCGAACAGCCGCTGCCGGCCAATCGCCGCGACGCCCTGCTCGGCCCGACCCTGGACTGGATGCTGCAGCGGCTGGAGCAGCCGCTACGCCTGGACGCGCTGGCCGCGCACGCGCGGATGAGCCGGCGCAGCTTCACCCGGCAGTTCCGCCAGGTGACCGGGACCACCGTGGTGCAGTGGCTGGCGCACCAGCGGCTGGTGCGCGCCCAGCAGTTGCTGGAGCGCACCGACCTGCCGCTGGAGCGGATCGCCGCCGACTGCGGCTTCGGCAGCGCCGGCGCGCTGCGCCAGCAGTTCACCCGCGACCTGGGGCTACCGCCCTCGGCCTACCGCCGCGGCTTCCGCACCGGCTGA
- the hemE gene encoding uroporphyrinogen decarboxylase, with translation MLKNDRLLRALRREPVDQTPVWLMRQAGRYLPEYRATRARAGSFLAMAKTPELACEVTLQPLARFPLDAAILFSDILTIPDAMGLELYFVEGEGPKFRHPVRDAAAIARLGVPDMETELRYVMDAVRVIRRELDGRVPLIGFSGSPWTLACYMVEGGGSDNYARIKALALNDPAALHALLSVNTDAVIAYLAAQRAAGAQALQVFDTWGGVLSPAMYREFSLPYLQRIARELARGDGAERTPLILFGKGNAPYLEELAASGAEGVGVDWTIDLADAARRTGGRVALQGNLDPAVLYGAPAAIEREVQRVLHSYADGNGGALDGHVFNLGHGLSPDMQPEHVGALVEAVQRHSRRA, from the coding sequence ATGCTCAAGAACGACCGCCTGCTGCGCGCGCTGCGCCGCGAGCCCGTGGACCAGACCCCCGTGTGGCTGATGCGCCAGGCCGGGCGCTACTTGCCCGAGTACCGCGCCACCCGCGCCCGCGCCGGCAGCTTCCTGGCCATGGCCAAGACCCCGGAACTGGCCTGCGAGGTGACCCTGCAGCCGCTGGCGCGGTTCCCGCTGGACGCGGCGATCCTGTTCTCCGACATCCTCACCATTCCCGATGCGATGGGCCTGGAGCTGTACTTCGTCGAAGGCGAAGGCCCCAAGTTCCGCCATCCCGTGCGCGACGCGGCGGCGATCGCCCGGCTCGGCGTGCCGGACATGGAGACCGAGCTGCGCTACGTGATGGACGCGGTGCGGGTGATCCGCCGCGAGCTGGACGGCCGCGTGCCGCTGATCGGCTTCTCCGGCAGCCCCTGGACCCTGGCCTGCTACATGGTCGAGGGCGGCGGCAGCGACAACTACGCGCGGATCAAGGCGCTGGCGCTGAACGACCCGGCGGCGCTGCACGCACTGCTGTCGGTCAACACCGACGCGGTGATCGCCTACCTGGCCGCGCAGCGCGCGGCCGGCGCGCAGGCGCTGCAGGTGTTCGACACCTGGGGCGGCGTGCTGAGCCCGGCCATGTACCGCGAGTTCTCCCTGCCCTACCTGCAGCGCATCGCCCGCGAACTGGCGCGCGGCGACGGCGCCGAACGCACCCCGCTGATCCTGTTCGGCAAGGGCAACGCGCCCTACCTGGAGGAGCTGGCCGCCTCCGGCGCCGAAGGCGTGGGCGTGGACTGGACCATCGACCTGGCCGACGCCGCGCGCCGCACCGGCGGCCGCGTCGCCCTGCAGGGCAACCTGGACCCGGCGGTGCTGTACGGCGCGCCGGCGGCGATCGAACGCGAGGTGCAGCGCGTACTGCACAGCTATGCCGACGGCAACGGCGGCGCGCTGGACGGCCACGTGTTCAACCTCGGTCACGGCCTGTCGCCGGACATGCAGCCCGAGCATGTCGGCGCGTTGGTGGAGGCGGTGCAGCGGCATAGCCGGCGTGCTTAG
- a CDS encoding WGR domain-containing protein — protein MRVFLQQRPDGNEPPRYLQLTLQPDLFGGWELLRESGQIGGRAQLRRELYLQQDDAHAAFEKARDAQLKRGFQVMFTRGADAPR, from the coding sequence ATGCGCGTCTTCCTCCAGCAACGCCCCGACGGCAACGAGCCGCCACGCTACCTGCAGTTGACCCTGCAGCCGGACCTGTTCGGCGGCTGGGAGTTGTTGCGCGAAAGCGGCCAGATCGGCGGCCGCGCGCAGCTGCGGCGCGAGCTGTACCTGCAGCAGGACGACGCCCACGCCGCCTTCGAGAAGGCCCGCGACGCCCAGCTCAAGCGCGGCTTCCAGGTCATGTTCACCCGTGGCGCCGACGCGCCGCGCTAA